A genomic region of Pristiophorus japonicus isolate sPriJap1 chromosome 20, sPriJap1.hap1, whole genome shotgun sequence contains the following coding sequences:
- the LOC139233190 gene encoding volume-regulated anion channel subunit LRRC8D-like, whose translation MFSVSDVSSLEDKQPAFRIFKPWWDTFMDYLTIIMLLLAIFGCSIQLYMDETFCLPHFKKADETKGTKPSEINSTLKNTPGTSDGRVTKLFNWQYFFVNQICYGQIPWFTRFFSYLILFHTVVLIICSNFCFTYPKTSSKMQQFLNILQKCFQSPWTSKALSTAVGVDASEVEEALERQGTSGNDAMSSLNTDASTLKIPTRIHSSTPGSGSSLDKNDAEQAKALFEKVRKFRLHVEEKDTIYKFYAGQTLFKTIHCLVIIGYFPAYIYVVDFFNICEPNAISLVFYTTFMCTYTTARFIGKMALLYLGLVVIYWLLCIHTIFWVFRKTLKQYSFEKRGENQFTDIPDVTNDFAFMLHLIDQYDTLYCKRLAVFLSEVSEKKLKLLSLNNDWTVEKVKMHLTKTKKDQFELYLFMLQGIPESVYDVTELQILRLELCSNVKISNKITQLDQLEEIWLSHCVTEVTPSALMWLRQQLKKVGVKYVSRDEIPEWIYKLIQLKELYLTGKLAIEKKAVELESLKGLRSLKVLYLKSSLSKLPSTIIDVAFHLLKLCIHNDKTKLLSLSILKKMVNLTQIELHNCELDKIPTAIYTLSKLQVLDLKGNNLTKIEEIANLQYLEKLSCLKFWFNMIKTIPPTINRIKKLEYLYFSNNQIEVLPKVLFSIEKLHYFDAHNNNISIIPTDIGNLKNLYYLDLGYNKIETLPDQLFKCNKLMTLKLSNNLISNLSSKISKLSQLTLLELQGNNLDKLPVEIGQCTLLRHSGFVIEQYIYESLPSEIREKMGGT comes from the coding sequence ATGTTTTCAGTGTCGGACGTTTCAAGTTTGGAAGACAAGCAACCTGCCTTTCGGATCTTCAAACCTTGGTGGGACACTTTCATGGATTATCTGACTATTATTATGCTGTTGTTAGCTATCTTCGGCTGCAGCATACAGCTTTATATGGATGAGACTTTCTGTTTGCCACATTTCAAGAAAGCTGATGAAACCAAAGGGACAAAACCTAGTGAGATAAACTCAACCCTGAAAAATACTCCAGGCACATCTGATGGGAGGGTTACGAAGTTATTCAATTGGCAGTACTTTTTCGTCAATCAAATATGTTATGGTCAAATTCCCTGGTTTACCAGGTTCTTCTCTTACCTCATTTTATTCCATACAGTTGTCCTGATCATCTGCAGCAACTTCTGTTTCACATATCCTAAAACAAGCTCAAAAATGCAACAATTTCTCAACATCCTTCAGAAGTGTTTTCAGTCACCTTGGACGTCCAAAGCCCTTTCTACAGCAGTCGGTGTAGATGCCAGTGAAGTGGAAGAGGCCCTCGAGCGACAGGGGACCTCTGGAAATGACGCTATGAGCAGTCTTAACACTGATGCATCAACCCTTAAAATCCCCACACGTATTCACTCGAGCACACCAGGGAGCGGCTCATCTCTGGACAAGAACGACGCAGAACAAGCCAAAGCTTTGTTTGAGAAAGTAAGGAAATTTAGACTCCATGTTGAAGAGAAAGATACAATCTATAAATTTTATGCTGGGCAAACATTGTTCAAAACTATACATTGCTTAGTTATTATTGGTTACTTTCCAGCCTATATTTATGTTGTCGACTTCTTTAATATATGTGAACCTAATGCGATATCATTGGTTTTTTACACGACTTTCATGTGTACTTATACCACAGCTCGTTTCATCGGCAAAATGGCCCTGCTGTACCTGGGTTTAGTGGTTATCTATTGGCTACTCTGTATCCACACAATATTTTGGGTTTTCAGAAAAACTCTGAAGCAATACTCCTTTGAGAAACGAGGAGAAAACCAATTCACTGATATCCCTGATGTAACAAATGACTTTGCCTTCATGTTGCATTTGATCGATCAGTATGACACTCTGTATTGCAAACGTCTCGCAGTCTTCCTCTCAGAGGTGAGTGAGAAAAAGCTAAAATTGTTAAGTTTGAATAATGACTGGACTGTGGAGAAAGTGAAGATGCATCTAACGAAAACTAAGAAAGATCAGTTTGAGTTGTACCTCTTCATGCTACAAGGGATACCCGAGTCTGTCTATGATGTTACTGAGCTACAAATCTTAAGGCTGGAACTTTGTAGTAATGTTAAAATATCCAACAAAATAACCCAACTTGATCAGCTGGAAGAAATCTGGCTCTCACATTGTGTAACTGAAGTTACACCATCAGCTTTGATGTGGCTGAGGCAGCAACTGAAAAAAGTGGGAGTTAAATATGTGAGTCGTGATGAAATCCCTGAATGGATCTACAAACTGATCCAGCTCAAAGAGCTGTACCTCACTGGAAAGCTAGCAATTGAAAAAAAAGCTGTGGAACTTGAATCCTTAAAGGGACTTCGCTCTCTGAAAGTCCTTTATCTAAAATCGAGTCTCTCTAAACTACCCTCCACCATCATCGATGTTGCATTCCACCTGCTCAAGCTTTGCATTCACAATGATAAGACTAAGCTCTTGAGCCTGAGTATCTTAAAGAAGATGGTAAATCTGACCCAAATTGAACTGCATAACTGTGAGTTGGATAAAATCCCAACTGCCATTTATACCTTATCCAAACTTCAAGTCTTGGACCTTAAAGGTAACAATCTTACCAAAATTGAAGAAATTGCCAACTTGCAATATTTGGAAAAGTTATCCTGTTTGAAGTTTTGGTTCAACATGATCAAAACCATCCCGCCAACTATTAACCGAATCAAAAAGCTGGAGTATCTCTACTTTTCAAACAACCAGATTGAGGTTTTACCAAAAGTCCTTTTCAGCATTGAAAAACTACACTACTTCGATGCACACAATAACAACATTTCCATAATTCCAACTGATATTGGGAACCTCAAAAACCTCTATTATTTGGATTTGGGTTACAATAAAATAGAAACGCTCCCAGATCAGCTTTTCAAATGTAACAAGCTCATGACTCTGAAGCTAAGCAATAACTTAATCTCAAACCTCAGCAGTAAGATCTCAAAGCTCAGTCAACTAACTCTGTTGGAACTCCAAGGAAACAACTTGGACAAACTCCCGGTGGAAATAGGACAATGCACTCTGCTGAGACACAGTGGATTTGTGATAGAACAATATATTTATGAGTCGCTTCCTTCAGAAATAAGAGAAAAGATGGGTGGCACTTAG